A DNA window from Stutzerimonas stutzeri contains the following coding sequences:
- the rarD gene encoding EamA family transporter RarD — translation MATANLRKGYLLGLATFSIWGMFPLYFKALEQYGALEIVTQRVIWSAVFGSLVLLVWRHPGWWRELLMHPRRLGVLGISSVLIAANWLIYVWAVNHDRMVEASLGYYINPLINVLLGMIVLRERLRPLQWLAVAMATVGVSLQLLMLGEFPWISIVLALSFGSYGLLRKLAPVAALPGLVVETWLLLPVALVWLFWFSSGTSTEPAFWTSTDALWLMAAGPVTLIPLLGFNAAARHLPYSTLGFLQYLTPTLLLILAVQLFDEPFPVDRQLAFFCIWAGLAVYSLDAWRVMRKSAG, via the coding sequence ATGGCTACCGCCAATCTGCGCAAGGGTTATCTGCTGGGGCTCGCCACGTTCAGCATCTGGGGCATGTTTCCACTCTACTTCAAGGCACTCGAACAGTACGGCGCGCTCGAGATCGTCACCCAGCGGGTGATCTGGTCGGCGGTGTTCGGCTCGCTGGTGCTGCTGGTCTGGCGCCATCCGGGTTGGTGGCGCGAATTGTTAATGCATCCGCGACGCCTCGGCGTGCTGGGCATCTCCAGCGTGCTGATCGCCGCCAACTGGCTGATCTACGTCTGGGCGGTGAACCACGACCGGATGGTCGAGGCGAGCCTGGGCTACTACATCAACCCGCTGATCAACGTACTGCTCGGCATGATCGTGCTGCGCGAGCGGCTGCGCCCGCTGCAGTGGTTGGCCGTGGCGATGGCCACCGTAGGCGTCAGCCTGCAGCTGCTGATGCTCGGCGAATTCCCCTGGATTTCCATCGTGCTGGCGCTGAGCTTCGGCAGCTACGGCCTGCTGCGCAAGCTGGCGCCGGTAGCCGCATTGCCTGGCCTGGTAGTCGAAACCTGGCTGCTGCTGCCGGTGGCACTGGTCTGGCTGTTCTGGTTCAGCAGCGGCACCAGTACGGAGCCTGCGTTCTGGACCAGCACCGACGCGCTCTGGCTGATGGCCGCCGGGCCGGTGACGCTGATCCCGCTGCTCGGCTTCAACGCCGCGGCGCGTCATCTGCCGTACTCGACGCTGGGCTTCCTGCAGTATCTGACCCCGACGCTACTGCTGATCCTCGCCGTGCAGCTGTTCGACGAGCCGTTCCCGGTCGACCGCCAGCTGGCCTTCTTCTGCATCTGGGCGGGGCTTGCGGTGTACAGCC
- a CDS encoding SDR family oxidoreductase, with product MRLQHQVALVTGSTQGIGRGIAVRLAEEGADIVLNGREEDDEARESIAQVRATGRRVCFIAADVSDVEQCQRLVRESIEQMGRLDILVNNAGVQRHAAFLDAQADDYDQVLNVNLRGPFFLAQAFARHLREQGRGGRIINNSSVHEELPHPNFTAYCASKGGLKMLMRNIAIELAPLGITVNNVAPGAVETPINRELMNQPEKLASLLQNIPAGRLGRPHDVAGVVAFLASPDAEYITGTTLVVDGGLLWNYSEQ from the coding sequence ATGCGCTTGCAGCATCAGGTGGCACTGGTCACCGGCAGTACCCAGGGCATCGGACGCGGTATCGCCGTACGTCTGGCCGAGGAGGGCGCAGATATCGTCCTTAACGGCCGCGAGGAAGATGACGAGGCGCGCGAGAGCATCGCGCAGGTGCGCGCAACCGGAAGACGGGTCTGCTTCATCGCCGCCGACGTCAGTGACGTCGAGCAATGCCAGCGGCTGGTGCGCGAGAGCATCGAGCAGATGGGGCGGCTGGACATTCTGGTCAACAATGCCGGCGTGCAGCGGCACGCGGCTTTCCTCGATGCGCAGGCGGACGATTACGACCAGGTACTCAACGTCAACCTGCGCGGCCCGTTCTTTCTGGCGCAGGCGTTTGCCAGACACTTGCGCGAGCAGGGCCGTGGCGGGCGCATCATCAATAACAGCTCGGTACACGAAGAGCTGCCGCACCCCAATTTCACCGCCTACTGCGCGAGCAAGGGCGGGCTGAAGATGCTCATGCGCAATATCGCCATCGAGCTTGCGCCACTCGGCATCACCGTTAACAACGTGGCGCCAGGTGCGGTGGAAACGCCGATCAATCGTGAGCTGATGAACCAGCCGGAGAAGCTTGCCAGCCTCCTGCAGAACATCCCGGCCGGGCGCCTTGGGCGGCCTCACGATGTCGCTGGGGTCGTCGCATTTCTCGCCTCACCGGATGCCGAATACATCACCGGGACTACCCTGGTGGTCGATGGCGGCCTGCTATGGAATTACAGCGAACAATGA